The following are encoded together in the Bos javanicus breed banteng chromosome 4, ARS-OSU_banteng_1.0, whole genome shotgun sequence genome:
- the PRPS1L1 gene encoding ribose-phosphate pyrophosphokinase 3, whose translation MDAKSLLQLTKKPNIKIFSGSSHQDLSQKIADRLGLELGKVVTKKLSNQETCVEIGESVQGEDVYIVQSGCGEINDNLMELLIMINACKIASAGRVTAVIPCFPYARQDKRGESRAPISAKLVADMLSTAGADHIITMDLHASQIQGFFDIPVDNLCAEPAVLKWVKEQISDWRSCTIVSPDAGGVKRATSIADRLNVDFALIHKVRKKAGEVDGMVLVGDVKYRVAILVDDMADTCGTICHAADKLLSAGATRVYAILTHGIFTGPAVTRMNSAGFEAVVVTNTVPQEDKMKHCSKIQVIDISMILAEAIRRIHSGKSVSYLFSHVPL comes from the coding sequence ATGGACGCAAAGAGCCTACTGCAGTTGACCAAAAAGCCAAATATCAAAATCTTCAGCGGCAGCTCCCACCAGGACTTATCCCAGAAAATCGCCGACCGATTGGGCCTGGAGCTGGGCAAGGTGGTGACCAAGAAATTAAGCAACCAGGAGACCTGCGTGGAAATTGGCGAGAGTGTGCAAGGAGAGGATGTCTACATAGTGCAGAGTGGCTGTGGCGAAATCAATGACAATTTGATGGAGCTTTTGATCATGATTAATGCCTGCAAGATTGCTTCAGCAGGCCGGGTTACGGCAGTTATCCCGTGCTTCCCGTATGCCCGGCAGGATAAGAGAGGTGAGAGCCGAGCCCCGATCTCTGCCAAACTTGTTGCAGATATGCTGTCAACGGCAGGCGCAGATCATATCATCACGATGGACCTACATGCTTCCCAAATTCAGGGCTTTTTTGATATCCCAGTAGACAATTTGTGTGCAGAACCCGCTGTCCTCAAGTGGGTAAAGGAGCAAATCTCTGACTGGAGGAGCTGCACGATAGTCTCCCCAGATGCTGGTGGAGTTAAGAGAGCGACctccattgcagacagattgAATGTGGACTTTGCCTTGATTCACAAAGTACGGAAGAAAGCCGGTGAAGTGGACGGAATGGTACTAGTGGGAGATGTGAAGTATCGTGTGGCTATCCTTGTGGATGACATGGCTGACACTTGTGGTACAATCTGCCACGCAGCCGACAAACTTCTCTCAGCTGGAGCCACCAGAGTTTATGCGATCTTGACTCATGGAATCTTTACTGGCCCAGCCGTTACTCGCATGAACAGTGCAGGCTTTGAAGCAGTCGTAGTCACCAATACCGTACCTCAGGAGGATAAGATGAAGCACTGCTCCAAAATACAGGTGATCGACATCTCCATGATTCTTGCAGAAGCCATCAGAAGAATTCACAGTGGGAAATCTGTCTCCTACCTGTTCAGCCATGTCCCATTATAA